In one Lolium rigidum isolate FL_2022 chromosome 3, APGP_CSIRO_Lrig_0.1, whole genome shotgun sequence genomic region, the following are encoded:
- the LOC124702114 gene encoding avenin-3-like, translated as MKTFLIFTLLAMVVTIATANEQFQHSCQYQPFPDQQQPFPGQQLPFPGQQQLIPGQQQPFPDQQQQKLNPCRDFLLQQCNPVTMVTFLRSWILQQSSCQVMRQQCCQQLAQIPENSRLPAIHGVVEAIFLQQQQKQGAFLQPQKLHQIVQGLFHPQQQCVIQGILQPQQLAQLEAIRALALKTLPTMCKVQVPPYY; from the exons ATGAAGACCTTCCTCATCTTTAccctccttgccatggtggtaacCATTGCCACCGCCAATGAGCAATTTCAACATAGTTGCCAAT ATCAACCATTTCCTGACCAACAACAGCCATTTCCTGGGCAACAACTTCCGTTTCCTGGGCAACAACAACTAATTCCCGGGCAACAACAACCATTTCCCGACCAACAACAGCAGA AATTAAACCCATGCAGGGATTTCCTCCTACAACAGTGCAACCCAGTGACAATGGTGACGTTCCTCCGGTCGTGGATCTTGCAGCAGAGTAGTTGCCAAGTGATGCGACAACAATGTTGCCAACAGCTAGCGCAGATCCCTGAGAATTCCCGGTTACCTGCAATCCATGGTGTTGTGGAAGCAATCTTCCTACAACAACAACAGAAGCAAGGTGCTTTCTTGCAACCTCAAAAGCTGCATCAGATTGTTCAAGGTTTATTCCATCCTCAACAACAATGCG tCATTCAGGGTATACTCCAGCCGCAACAACTAGCTCAGTTAGAGGCAATAAGGGCTTTAGCGCTAAAGACCCTACCGACAATGTGCAAAGTGCAAGTCCCACCATACTATTAA